One Microcoleus sp. FACHB-831 DNA window includes the following coding sequences:
- a CDS encoding PAS domain S-box protein — protein MIQLPLQRYRVAILALTLGALLKVLLVDPLIPGKETPVLLLFVAIMVSAWYGGIKAGVVTTILAAAIADYLPIFRSSDIPASPFMLLSSVLEENLPIRVLICGGLLVSWFTHAVRHTQQATINDRDAPQKQTISKLTLAIAPGEDSAIPPEGVQQTESALRQAELQRLRQHLENSPLAVIEWDFNFRVLHWSQQAQSLFGWTQEEVIGKHPSEWQFVFIEDRASVNSVIAQLLAGREQRNVSQNRNYTKNGAVVHCEWYNSALVNSSGKLVSVLSFALDITPRQTVEEELRQSERRYRDLASAMPLIVFTAQRDGALDYYNQQWFDYTGMTLEQTQGWGWQRVVHPEDLQKCLDGWREAVLTGQSFETEHRFQRYDGVYRWHLARAIPIRDEQGEIVSWVGTCTDIDDRKRQEEVEHFLALASSELANSLDYQTAIAKVAHLAVPHIADWCAVDIVDEDQTIRRLAVVHVDPSKVEWAQKLHERYPPHPEDLYGVPNVIRTGQPELYPDLPDEVIVASARDAEHLEILRGVGFTSTMIVPLVARGRTLGAIAFVSAESGRHYDESDLALAVELARRAGLAVDNARLFATVEQQLANRIQAEAEKTQLIASLQESEERFRTMADSAPVLLWVAGTDALCNFLNQGWLNFTGRSLEDELGNGWVEGIHAEDLQRRLDIYMTAFNARDNFEMEYRLKRADGEYRWIVDRGTPRFGPDGSFAGYIGSCIDITERKLAEQALRDRALELARMSATLANTNTTLEKRNQELEQFAYVVSHDLKAPLRAIANLSSWIEEDMQSYLNEETQQHMNLLRGRVNRMEALIDGLLLYSRVGRVKIPVELVDVATLIADVIDSLAPPKSFTITIASPMPRLKTELLPLQQVFANLIGNAIKHHGRVDGNVTLSVGDKGQFYEFAIADDGRGIEPRYHEKVFVMFQTLEARDKVENTGVGLALVKKIVENKGGTIRLESQLGQGATFYFTWPKQS, from the coding sequence GTGATACAACTACCGCTACAACGCTATAGGGTGGCAATATTAGCCTTGACGCTAGGAGCATTACTTAAAGTGCTGCTTGTAGACCCACTAATTCCTGGAAAAGAAACCCCCGTTCTACTATTGTTTGTTGCCATCATGGTTAGCGCTTGGTATGGCGGAATAAAGGCGGGGGTGGTTACTACTATTTTGGCGGCGGCGATCGCTGATTATTTACCCATATTTAGGAGTAGCGACATACCCGCCTCTCCCTTCATGCTGTTGAGTTCTGTCCTAGAAGAGAACCTGCCGATTCGGGTGTTGATATGCGGAGGGCTGCTGGTTAGTTGGTTCACCCACGCGGTAAGGCATACCCAGCAAGCAACAATTAACGATCGCGATGCTCCCCAGAAGCAGACCATCAGCAAATTAACTCTAGCGATCGCGCCAGGGGAAGATTCAGCTATTCCGCCAGAAGGGGTTCAACAAACAGAGTCCGCACTACGACAAGCTGAACTCCAGCGTCTAAGACAGCACTTAGAAAACTCACCCTTGGCAGTTATAGAGTGGGACTTTAACTTTCGAGTATTGCATTGGTCGCAGCAAGCCCAGTCTCTTTTCGGGTGGACTCAAGAGGAAGTTATAGGCAAACATCCTAGCGAGTGGCAATTTGTATTTATTGAAGATCGAGCCTCAGTCAATAGTGTAATAGCCCAATTACTTGCTGGTAGAGAACAGCGCAATGTTTCTCAAAACCGCAACTATACCAAAAATGGCGCCGTAGTCCATTGCGAGTGGTACAACTCGGCTTTAGTAAACTCGTCGGGCAAATTGGTATCCGTCCTATCTTTCGCTCTAGATATCACCCCGCGCCAAACTGTTGAGGAAGAGTTGCGCCAGAGCGAACGACGATACCGCGACTTAGCTAGCGCGATGCCCCTGATAGTCTTCACAGCGCAGCGTGATGGTGCGTTAGATTACTACAACCAGCAATGGTTTGACTATACAGGAATGACATTGGAGCAGACTCAGGGTTGGGGATGGCAGCGCGTCGTGCATCCAGAGGATCTGCAAAAGTGTTTGGATGGCTGGCGCGAAGCAGTTCTGACTGGTCAAAGCTTTGAAACAGAGCATCGTTTCCAACGATATGATGGCGTATATCGGTGGCATCTTGCCAGAGCGATACCGATCCGAGATGAACAAGGCGAGATTGTTTCATGGGTAGGTACGTGTACAGATATCGACGATAGAAAGCGCCAGGAGGAAGTAGAACATTTTTTGGCGCTTGCAAGTTCGGAACTTGCAAACTCCCTCGACTATCAAACTGCGATCGCCAAAGTAGCGCATCTGGCAGTACCGCATATTGCCGACTGGTGCGCTGTCGATATAGTCGATGAAGACCAGACAATCCGCAGACTGGCGGTTGTTCATGTAGACCCGTCAAAGGTGGAGTGGGCGCAAAAGTTGCACGAACGTTACCCGCCGCACCCGGAAGATCTCTATGGCGTACCCAACGTGATACGGACGGGGCAACCGGAGTTATATCCCGATCTGCCTGACGAGGTAATTGTAGCCAGCGCAAGGGACGCCGAACACCTAGAAATACTGCGGGGTGTCGGATTTACATCGACGATGATAGTGCCTCTGGTTGCTAGGGGGCGGACGCTGGGCGCGATCGCCTTCGTTTCAGCCGAGTCGGGTCGCCACTACGATGAATCTGACCTCGCTTTGGCTGTTGAACTTGCCCGCCGCGCTGGGTTAGCGGTCGATAATGCAAGGCTGTTTGCGACAGTTGAACAACAACTCGCCAACCGCATACAAGCAGAAGCGGAGAAAACGCAATTAATCGCATCTTTACAAGAAAGCGAAGAACGATTTCGCACAATGGCAGATAGCGCCCCCGTGTTGTTGTGGGTAGCGGGTACTGATGCGCTGTGCAATTTTTTAAATCAGGGTTGGCTAAACTTTACCGGACGCAGCCTAGAGGATGAACTGGGGAATGGCTGGGTAGAAGGCATTCATGCAGAGGATTTGCAGCGCCGCCTAGATATTTATATGACTGCTTTCAATGCCCGCGATAACTTTGAGATGGAATATAGGCTCAAGCGTGCTGATGGAGAATATCGCTGGATTGTTGATAGAGGAACGCCGCGATTTGGACCGGATGGCAGTTTTGCTGGTTATATTGGCTCGTGCATCGATATTACCGAAAGAAAATTGGCAGAACAAGCTTTGCGCGATCGCGCCCTTGAGTTAGCCCGCATGAGCGCTACTTTAGCCAACACAAACACTACCTTAGAGAAGCGCAATCAAGAACTCGAACAGTTTGCCTATGTAGTTTCCCACGATCTCAAAGCGCCCCTGAGAGCGATCGCCAACCTCTCTAGTTGGATTGAAGAAGATATGCAAAGTTACCTCAATGAGGAAACACAGCAACACATGAACTTGCTGCGGGGGCGAGTTAATAGGATGGAAGCCCTCATTGATGGTCTTTTGCTGTATTCGCGGGTAGGACGGGTAAAGATACCAGTAGAACTTGTGGACGTTGCAACTTTAATAGCAGATGTTATCGATTCCCTTGCTCCGCCTAAAAGTTTTACTATCACTATCGCCAGCCCTATGCCGAGGCTGAAGACGGAATTATTACCCCTGCAACAGGTGTTTGCCAATCTAATTGGCAATGCTATCAAACATCACGGTCGAGTTGATGGTAATGTGACGTTATCCGTCGGGGATAAGGGGCAATTCTATGAATTTGCTATAGCGGACGACGGGCGGGGTATTGAGCCGCGATATCACGAAAAAGTTTTTGTGATGTTTCAGACGCTGGAAGCGCGAGATAAGGTTGAGAACACGGGCGTAGGGTTAGCGCTTGTGAAAAAGATAGTTGAAAACAAAGGCGGTACGATTCGCCTGGAATCTCAACTCGGTCAGGGTGCAACTTTCTATTTCACATGGCCAAAGCAATCTTGA
- a CDS encoding PAS domain S-box protein: MPGFGTDNLHAFWSQLPYARRGTLLTAVPVTCLLTSVVAFTFLQRSTEDAQKYVARTQQTIFQANRTLTALVDAETSIRGYYLTREEKFLEPYDAAIAILPDSLNKLDSLVQNNPAQLQQVEHIESLAQQEISLLKQNLDAVKSLEPTARISKQRSPMLVKAKIVMDEIRQQISDFSSQQELLLQQSKQHLDRQQRLTAAVLGASATIGFLGSLSAVYLFDWLEQQLIERQMRQRDTNVRLKAILDNVIDGIITINHKGDIESFNEAAHLIFGYEPSEVFGKNFKLLLANSIAGDGIETLNYFIGSDNSKIRCRQETIGQRQNGQLFPMELTFSEINLDNQRLYIAIVSDITSRKEREETLQKQAALLDLANDAIIVRDCKDRITYWNQGAERLYGWKKQEAIGKCSHELLQTEFPQPLKHISRKFLVDGYWRGELIYTKRDGTRINVASRWTLQVDDEREPMAVLEINNDITERKVAEEARRDRAQELVRLSTILAQTNIALEKRNQELDQFAYIVSHDLKAPLRAIANLSSWIEEDIQDQLNDETRHQMDLLRGRVHRLENLINGLLHYSRVGRVKTSAETVEVGNLVAEVIDSLDPPATFTVTIAPGMPILFTERLLLEQVFANLISNAIKHHDKPQGLVTISVQEQPGFYEFAVADDGAGIDPQYHEKVFGIFQTLDSRDKVENTGIGLSLVKKIVESQGGTIRLESEAGFGATFRFTWPKEVEYS, translated from the coding sequence ATGCCTGGTTTTGGAACTGATAACCTGCACGCCTTCTGGTCGCAACTGCCTTATGCACGCAGGGGGACTTTGCTTACGGCTGTCCCAGTGACCTGCCTGTTAACCTCAGTTGTAGCATTTACTTTTCTGCAACGCAGTACCGAAGATGCCCAAAAGTATGTGGCTCGTACTCAGCAGACTATATTCCAGGCAAATCGAACGCTGACAGCTTTAGTGGATGCTGAAACTAGCATTCGGGGTTACTATCTGACGCGGGAAGAGAAATTTCTGGAACCCTACGATGCCGCGATCGCTATTCTGCCAGATTCCCTCAATAAACTCGATAGCCTCGTCCAAAATAATCCCGCACAGCTTCAACAAGTTGAGCATATTGAGTCTCTGGCGCAGCAAGAAATTAGTTTATTAAAACAAAATCTCGACGCGGTAAAAAGCTTAGAGCCAACAGCCAGGATCTCGAAACAGCGATCGCCAATGCTTGTTAAAGCCAAAATTGTTATGGATGAAATTCGGCAGCAAATTTCTGATTTTTCATCCCAACAGGAGTTACTACTACAGCAAAGCAAGCAGCATCTAGACCGCCAACAACGACTTACCGCTGCCGTTTTGGGAGCTAGCGCTACGATTGGCTTTTTGGGTTCTTTATCCGCCGTTTATCTATTTGACTGGCTGGAACAGCAATTAATTGAGCGCCAAATGCGCCAGCGGGACACTAACGTTCGCCTTAAAGCAATTTTAGACAATGTAATTGATGGGATTATCACAATCAATCATAAGGGTGACATTGAGTCTTTCAATGAAGCTGCTCACCTAATATTTGGTTATGAACCAAGCGAGGTGTTTGGCAAAAATTTTAAGTTATTACTCGCAAATTCAATAGCAGGGGATGGTATTGAAACTCTTAACTATTTTATCGGTAGCGATAATTCCAAAATACGGTGCAGGCAAGAAACAATAGGACAACGGCAGAACGGGCAACTCTTCCCGATGGAATTAACCTTTAGCGAAATCAACTTAGACAATCAGCGTTTGTATATTGCTATTGTCAGCGATATTACCAGTCGCAAGGAGCGGGAAGAAACTCTGCAAAAACAAGCGGCGCTGCTTGACTTGGCTAACGACGCAATAATAGTTAGAGATTGTAAAGATCGCATTACTTATTGGAATCAAGGTGCCGAAAGGCTTTACGGTTGGAAGAAGCAAGAAGCAATTGGCAAATGTTCCCACGAATTACTACAAACTGAATTTCCTCAACCGCTGAAGCACATCTCGCGGAAGTTTTTAGTTGATGGGTACTGGAGGGGCGAACTAATTTACACTAAGAGGGATGGAACCCGCATTAATGTAGCTTCGCGCTGGACTTTACAAGTAGATGATGAGCGCGAACCAATGGCAGTTTTGGAAATAAATAACGACATCACGGAGCGAAAAGTAGCAGAAGAAGCAAGGCGCGATCGCGCACAGGAATTAGTCCGCCTGAGTACGATACTTGCTCAAACCAATATTGCCCTGGAAAAACGCAATCAAGAACTCGACCAATTTGCTTATATTGTATCCCACGATCTCAAAGCACCACTAAGAGCGATCGCCAACCTTTCTAGTTGGATTGAAGAAGACATACAAGACCAACTTAATGATGAAACTAGACACCAAATGGACTTGCTGCGGGGACGAGTCCACCGCTTGGAGAACCTGATTAATGGGCTACTTCATTATTCGCGTGTCGGACGTGTGAAAACATCAGCAGAAACGGTAGAAGTTGGAAATTTAGTCGCAGAAGTTATCGACTCTCTAGATCCTCCAGCAACATTCACCGTCACTATAGCTCCTGGAATGCCCATCTTATTCACCGAACGTCTGCTCTTGGAACAGGTGTTTGCCAATCTCATTAGCAATGCTATCAAACACCACGATAAACCGCAGGGATTGGTAACAATATCAGTTCAAGAACAACCCGGTTTTTATGAGTTTGCTGTGGCGGATGATGGGGCGGGTATTGACCCACAATACCACGAGAAAGTTTTTGGTATATTTCAGACTTTAGACTCGCGGGATAAAGTCGAAAACACTGGAATTGGTTTGTCTTTGGTTAAAAAAATTGTGGAAAGCCAAGGCGGAACTATTCGCCTAGAATCTGAAGCTGGTTTTGGAGCAACTTTTCGCTTTACTTGGCCCAAGGAGGTAGAGTATTCCTAA
- a CDS encoding response regulator transcription factor, protein MSTIRVALIEDHDLTRVGIRTALQQRSEIEFVGEAANAADGLKLLESAKPNVAIVDIGLPDMDGIELTRQFKESQAASEEGSLTKILVLTLQDNEEAVMAAFAAGADSYCMKNISFDNLLEALQVTNDGNAWIDPAIARIVLKQSKTNQAGAAAVIESKTVTINATEPEYSQLIEAYPLTERELEVLQLIVEGCSNAAIAEKLYITVGTVKTHVRNILNKLCADDRTQAAVRALRSGLVG, encoded by the coding sequence ATGAGTACAATTCGCGTTGCTCTCATTGAAGACCACGACCTGACAAGGGTCGGTATCCGCACGGCGCTGCAACAACGCAGTGAAATTGAATTTGTTGGCGAGGCAGCCAATGCCGCAGACGGACTGAAGTTACTTGAATCGGCCAAACCCAATGTGGCAATTGTCGATATCGGCTTGCCAGATATGGACGGGATTGAATTAACTCGGCAATTTAAAGAATCTCAGGCGGCGTCGGAAGAAGGGTCGCTAACGAAGATACTGGTCTTGACATTACAAGACAACGAAGAAGCGGTGATGGCTGCATTTGCGGCTGGTGCAGATTCATACTGCATGAAGAATATCAGTTTCGATAACTTGCTCGAAGCGCTTCAAGTAACTAACGATGGTAACGCCTGGATCGATCCCGCGATCGCCCGGATCGTTCTGAAGCAGTCAAAAACTAACCAAGCCGGAGCCGCAGCAGTTATTGAGTCAAAAACAGTCACAATAAATGCGACGGAACCAGAATACAGTCAGTTGATAGAAGCTTATCCCCTAACAGAAAGGGAATTAGAAGTTTTGCAACTAATAGTCGAAGGTTGTAGCAATGCAGCGATCGCAGAAAAGCTGTACATTACCGTAGGCACGGTGAAAACCCACGTCCGCAATATTTTGAACAAGCTCTGTGCTGATGACCGCACCCAAGCTGCTGTACGCGCCCTGCGATCTGGCTTAGTAGGATGA
- a CDS encoding SpoIIE family protein phosphatase, whose product MSQAEGSKLKLMVVDDEPDNLDLLYRTFRRDFRVYKADSGLNALQVLEAEGEMAVIISDQRMPQMNGTEFLSKTVNSFPDTIRILLTGYTDVEDLVDAINSGQVFKYITKPWNPENLKSVVSQAGDTYRVLKQRTNELSRALRREELFNTVTSAIRESLDYDSMLQRIVNTIGQTFEASSCILRPVESDRLTPESFSYQAPGTELIQDSLDNTALQTAIETRKTQLREAEEQGKHFTNLVVPLIYQQQLLVVLCLYQEEGDRHWSPQDVQLIEGVAEQAALAISQAKLYQRTQELAQTMRAELEVARQIQNNLLRQTMPEVDGSRVQACCYPARQVGGDFFEVYVHPQGDLWLAVGDVSGKGVPAALFMASAISVLRRELAQEVSPDPAVVMQNLNSIMLDDLVSNNCFITMVLARYTPTTGELVFANAGHIYPLVWSHQLLDRQRAASRDSVTVEPNFLKTRGVPLGILAVWKGKSGSVSLNSGETLLLTSDGITEANVNLPASSSADPKGNEQPTSSMLNQAGLWELLLQEPMPLDLTNLLSRIREHTEVQEDDQTILSLEVL is encoded by the coding sequence ATGAGTCAGGCGGAAGGAAGCAAACTCAAACTGATGGTGGTTGATGACGAGCCTGACAACCTAGATTTGCTGTACCGAACTTTTCGGCGTGATTTTCGCGTTTACAAAGCCGATAGTGGCCTCAACGCTCTCCAAGTTCTGGAAGCAGAAGGAGAGATGGCGGTAATCATCTCCGACCAGCGGATGCCGCAAATGAATGGGACGGAGTTTTTAAGCAAGACGGTTAACTCCTTCCCAGATACAATTCGTATCCTCCTGACGGGCTACACCGATGTAGAAGATCTGGTGGATGCGATTAACTCAGGTCAGGTGTTTAAGTACATAACTAAGCCTTGGAATCCTGAAAACCTCAAATCGGTAGTTAGTCAAGCTGGCGATACCTACAGGGTGCTAAAGCAACGAACGAACGAACTGAGCCGCGCCCTGCGAAGAGAAGAACTGTTTAATACAGTGACAAGTGCCATTAGAGAGTCGCTGGATTACGACAGTATGTTGCAAAGGATTGTTAACACTATTGGCCAGACCTTTGAGGCTAGCAGTTGTATTCTGCGACCAGTAGAAAGCGATCGCTTGACTCCTGAATCCTTCTCCTACCAGGCTCCGGGTACAGAGTTAATCCAAGACTCCCTAGATAACACGGCACTACAAACCGCCATAGAAACTCGCAAGACGCAATTGCGAGAAGCCGAAGAACAGGGGAAGCACTTCACAAACTTGGTCGTGCCCCTCATCTACCAGCAACAATTGCTAGTAGTTCTGTGCCTGTACCAGGAAGAGGGCGATCGCCACTGGTCTCCCCAAGACGTACAGCTAATTGAAGGAGTCGCAGAGCAAGCCGCCTTAGCAATTTCTCAGGCGAAACTCTACCAGCGCACCCAAGAGCTAGCCCAGACAATGCGTGCAGAACTAGAGGTAGCGAGGCAAATTCAAAACAACTTGCTGCGCCAAACTATGCCAGAGGTAGATGGCAGCCGAGTACAAGCCTGCTGCTACCCCGCAAGACAAGTGGGAGGCGACTTTTTTGAAGTCTACGTCCATCCGCAAGGCGACTTGTGGCTGGCAGTTGGTGATGTTTCCGGCAAAGGTGTCCCCGCTGCCCTATTTATGGCAAGTGCTATTTCTGTGTTGCGGCGAGAACTAGCTCAAGAAGTATCTCCCGATCCAGCGGTTGTTATGCAGAATCTGAACAGTATCATGTTAGATGATTTAGTCAGTAACAACTGCTTCATCACTATGGTGCTGGCTCGTTATACCCCAACGACTGGAGAACTGGTCTTCGCCAACGCCGGACATATATATCCTCTTGTCTGGTCGCACCAACTACTGGATCGGCAAAGAGCCGCTTCTAGAGATTCCGTGACAGTTGAGCCAAATTTTCTTAAGACTCGTGGCGTTCCCTTGGGGATTTTGGCCGTGTGGAAGGGAAAATCTGGTAGCGTAAGCTTAAACTCCGGTGAAACTTTACTGCTAACCAGCGATGGGATTACTGAGGCGAATGTTAATCTGCCAGCATCTTCGTCAGCAGACCCAAAGGGCAACGAACAACCCACCAGTTCTATGCTCAATCAAGCAGGGCTTTGGGAACTCCTGCTCCAGGAGCCAATGCCTCTCGACTTGACCAATTTGTTAAGTCGGATTCGAGAACATACTGAAGTTCAAGAAGACGACCAAACCATACTCTCTCTGGAGGTTCTATAG
- a CDS encoding anti-sigma regulatory factor, which yields MRTELHVPSDLKFLTIVENWLLGSLEVELGDSVDWPRQSNRLRLALVEAYSNVVRHAHRGQPNLPVLIRLELKERDIALEIWDHGKGFDLSTYLPPNPGDKQESGYGWLIMNRLMDRVEYRLQVNGRNCLKLEASLPEAKVAQS from the coding sequence ATGAGAACGGAGCTGCACGTACCGAGCGACTTAAAGTTTTTGACCATTGTCGAAAACTGGTTGCTAGGATCTTTAGAAGTAGAGCTGGGTGACTCGGTAGATTGGCCGCGTCAATCTAATCGCTTGCGTTTGGCTTTGGTGGAGGCGTACTCGAATGTGGTACGTCACGCTCACAGGGGACAACCAAATTTGCCAGTCTTGATTCGTCTGGAACTCAAAGAAAGGGATATTGCCCTGGAAATTTGGGATCACGGTAAGGGATTCGACCTCTCTACTTATTTGCCTCCCAATCCTGGCGATAAGCAAGAAAGCGGCTATGGCTGGCTGATTATGAACCGCCTGATGGATAGGGTTGAGTACCGCTTGCAAGTTAATGGCCGCAATTGTCTGAAACTGGAAGCGAGTTTGCCAGAGGCAAAAGTTGCTCAGAGCTAA
- a CDS encoding nuclear transport factor 2 family protein, whose translation MTIAEDSMPLSSPSVEASELTIEGIAEPVLLRYFETMNAGEFETTAALFAANGKMHAPFEEPLEGPEAIATYLQTEAKAMKLDPREAIAETLEDGNIQYQVSGKVQTPLFGVNVLWTFVLNQEREILTATIKLLASPKELLSLRR comes from the coding sequence ATGACAATCGCAGAGGACTCTATGCCCTTAAGTTCCCCATCTGTAGAAGCCAGCGAGCTTACCATTGAGGGAATTGCCGAGCCAGTGCTGCTGCGTTACTTTGAAACGATGAATGCAGGGGAGTTTGAGACAACGGCTGCATTGTTTGCTGCTAACGGCAAAATGCACGCGCCTTTTGAAGAGCCGCTAGAGGGGCCAGAAGCGATCGCTACCTACCTGCAAACCGAAGCAAAGGCGATGAAACTCGATCCCCGCGAGGCAATTGCCGAAACTTTAGAAGATGGCAATATTCAATATCAAGTCAGCGGCAAAGTACAAACACCTTTATTTGGCGTCAACGTATTGTGGACGTTCGTACTCAATCAAGAGCGCGAAATCCTCACCGCCACCATAAAACTTTTAGCTTCTCCTAAAGAACTCCTCAGCCTGCGCCGTTAA
- the queG gene encoding tRNA epoxyqueuosine(34) reductase QueG, with amino-acid sequence MSLPGKVLIGSSQVKQKALELGFHKVGIASVDEGDVAASERLQAWLAKGYQADMDWMANPKRGDIRLVMPEVQSVICVALNYYTPHARPEGGKYAKISRYGWGRDYHKVLHKKLKALANWLQEQGEGIQARYYADTGPIGDKVWAQRAGIGWVAKNGNVIARSLGSWMFLGEVLTNLELTPDRPHTEHCGTCTRCMDACPTGAIAQPFVVDANRCIAYHTIENRAPELPDAIAPHLQGWVAGCDICQDVCPWNQRFAKETDVAEFQPYPWNIAPELAELAEISDDEWNRRFPASALRRIKPEMLRRNARTNLEMGDGE; translated from the coding sequence ATGTCTTTGCCAGGAAAAGTGCTGATTGGTAGCAGCCAAGTTAAGCAGAAAGCTTTAGAGTTAGGATTCCACAAAGTCGGTATCGCTAGTGTGGATGAGGGGGATGTTGCTGCTAGCGAAAGATTGCAAGCATGGCTAGCTAAAGGCTACCAAGCTGATATGGACTGGATGGCTAACCCCAAGCGCGGGGATATTCGCCTAGTGATGCCAGAGGTGCAGTCAGTAATTTGTGTGGCGCTCAATTATTACACGCCTCACGCTCGTCCAGAAGGTGGGAAATATGCCAAAATCTCCCGTTATGGTTGGGGGCGAGATTATCACAAAGTATTGCATAAAAAGCTGAAGGCGCTAGCCAACTGGCTGCAAGAGCAGGGAGAAGGAATTCAGGCTCGTTATTATGCGGATACGGGGCCGATCGGGGATAAAGTTTGGGCGCAACGGGCGGGGATTGGCTGGGTGGCTAAGAATGGTAATGTAATTGCGCGATCGCTTGGATCTTGGATGTTTTTGGGGGAAGTGTTGACTAATTTAGAGTTGACGCCAGACCGTCCCCACACTGAACACTGCGGTACTTGTACTCGTTGTATGGATGCGTGTCCGACAGGTGCGATCGCCCAACCTTTTGTAGTAGATGCCAATCGGTGTATTGCCTACCATACCATTGAGAATCGGGCACCTGAATTGCCAGATGCGATCGCTCCTCATTTGCAAGGTTGGGTTGCTGGTTGCGATATCTGCCAGGATGTCTGTCCTTGGAATCAGCGTTTTGCCAAAGAAACTGATGTTGCCGAGTTTCAGCCTTATCCCTGGAATATTGCACCAGAACTCGCCGAATTAGCGGAAATTTCCGATGATGAGTGGAACCGCCGCTTTCCCGCCTCCGCGTTGCGGCGAATTAAACCGGAGATGCTGCGACGCAATGCAAGGACGAATTTGGAAATGGGTGATGGGGAATAG
- a CDS encoding helix-turn-helix transcriptional regulator, which yields MTTNGNGLKKNRRPTQIGLIHFGRYLRWLRHYRGWTSVHDLGEHIANQESILLSQRGKELNIDPDLVLGISGPQINRLEGGKVTRLSIEQLLLLIDVLDPIHPQTSEPLKLEDLIDLATGEMHVQVPSLKAE from the coding sequence ATGACCACAAATGGAAATGGACTGAAGAAAAACCGCAGGCCAACGCAGATAGGTCTAATCCACTTTGGCAGATACCTGCGCTGGCTCAGACACTATCGTGGTTGGACTTCAGTCCACGATCTGGGGGAACACATTGCCAACCAAGAGTCCATATTGCTGAGTCAGCGCGGCAAAGAATTGAATATCGACCCGGATCTCGTGCTAGGAATATCTGGGCCGCAAATTAATCGGCTTGAAGGCGGCAAAGTGACGCGCCTATCTATCGAGCAGCTACTTTTATTAATAGATGTACTAGATCCAATACATCCCCAAACCTCGGAACCGCTCAAGCTGGAAGATTTGATAGACCTGGCGACGGGAGAAATGCACGTACAAGTGCCATCGCTGAAGGCGGAATGA
- a CDS encoding type II toxin-antitoxin system HicB family antitoxin gives MKRTFTASVWQEGSWFVAQCLEVDICTQGETEASALANLGEALSLHFEPPLATITPQVRTLEVEVGAA, from the coding sequence ATGAAACGAACCTTTACTGCAAGCGTATGGCAAGAAGGTAGCTGGTTTGTGGCACAGTGCTTAGAAGTTGATATTTGCACTCAGGGAGAGACTGAAGCTTCTGCGCTGGCTAATCTTGGTGAAGCTTTATCACTGCATTTTGAGCCACCATTAGCCACTATAACTCCCCAAGTGAGGACGTTGGAGGTAGAGGTCGGTGCCGCTTAG
- a CDS encoding type II toxin-antitoxin system HicA family toxin, whose protein sequence is MPLRPLPYREVKRKLEAAGFGEVSQNGSHVKFAKYTDEGTRTAIVPRYREVTVGTLGSILRQAGISADEFEAL, encoded by the coding sequence GTGCCGCTTAGACCACTACCTTACCGCGAAGTTAAACGCAAATTAGAGGCAGCGGGATTTGGGGAAGTAAGTCAAAATGGCAGCCACGTAAAGTTTGCTAAATATACGGATGAAGGAACGCGCACTGCCATAGTGCCTCGTTATAGAGAAGTTACTGTCGGTACGCTTGGCAGTATTTTAAGGCAAGCTGGGATAAGTGCTGATGAGTTTGAGGCGTTGTAA
- a CDS encoding type II toxin-antitoxin system RelE/ParE family toxin: MNIDFRKSFEKDLANIQDSSLLQRIKIAIEEVESADNIGNVRNVKKLKADGTYYRIRVGDYRIGISLESETAIFVRVLHRKDMYRYFP; this comes from the coding sequence ATGAATATAGACTTTAGGAAAAGCTTTGAGAAAGACTTAGCAAACATCCAAGATAGTTCTTTACTTCAAAGAATTAAAATAGCCATTGAAGAAGTGGAAAGCGCCGATAATATTGGTAATGTCAGGAATGTTAAAAAACTGAAGGCGGACGGTACATATTACCGAATTAGGGTGGGAGACTACAGAATTGGTATTAGTTTGGAGTCGGAAACGGCTATCTTTGTCAGGGTACTGCACAGAAAGGATATGTATAGGTACTTTCCGTAA